GTAGTAGTGGGCGGCAGGCTCGCCTTTCATGCCCGCGCCTTTTTGCGGCGGCACACGCAGGTAGTCGGTGATCGTGAGCGCGTAGGTCGTCTCCAGCACCCCGCCGCGATCTTCCATCTCGGCGACCATCCGCATGGCGTTGGAGTTGAAGCACGGATGCGCCACCGAGAAGACGAAGCGACCGTCCGGCCTCAGCAGCCGCGTCAGCGCCGACAGGAGCGGCTGGATCGTCGGCATGTCCATCAGCGCCATGTTGCAGACCGCCGCGTCGAAACGCCGCTCGCCAAGCGCCAGCAGCTGCGCCTCGTCGGTCGCGTCGATCAGCCGGTACGCGATCCGCGCGGCGTGCTCCCCGGCCCTGGCCCTGGCTCGCTCCAAAAACTGCGCGCTAAAATCGGTCGCCACGACCTGAGCGCCAAGCTCGGCCAGCCGCCGCGCGAAGATACCGTTGCCGCACGCCACGTCAAGCACGGCCTCGCCCGGACGAACACTCAGCAGCCGCTCGGCGGCGGGCGCGACCAGCAGTGTGTGAAAGGCGTTGCCCTCGCCCATCTGCTCATCCCAAAAGCCCGCCTTCTGATCCCAGATCTGCTGTGTCTCGCGAATGAGCGCCTCAAGGGAGTGATCGTTGCTCATGGAGCCTCCGAAGAACAAAGAACAAAAGAACACGCGAGCAAGCATAGGATTCGGCTCA
This sequence is a window from Herpetosiphonaceae bacterium. Protein-coding genes within it:
- a CDS encoding class I SAM-dependent methyltransferase — encoded protein: MSNDHSLEALIRETQQIWDQKAGFWDEQMGEGNAFHTLLVAPAAERLLSVRPGEAVLDVACGNGIFARRLAELGAQVVATDFSAQFLERARARAGEHAARIAYRLIDATDEAQLLALGERRFDAAVCNMALMDMPTIQPLLSALTRLLRPDGRFVFSVAHPCFNSNAMRMVAEMEDRGGVLETTYALTITDYLRVPPQKGAGMKGEPAAHYYFHRPLSVLLGACFEAGFVLDALEEPAFPAQESARPILSWSSYGHIPPVLVARLRLPYQPGSAGGP